The following nucleotide sequence is from Trifolium pratense cultivar HEN17-A07 linkage group LG2, ARS_RC_1.1, whole genome shotgun sequence.
GACCAAACGTCCAAACCATATACCGCATTCAACTCATTCTCGTCTCAATCCTTCTCTTCTCCTTGTTAGAACCCTGTCCAGACTCTTCCCATACACCATTATGTCAGTAGAACCAGTTGTCATCTAAGGTGTAGCTTACATCCTGTATAATTCTACATGCTCTTCTGATTCTACATCTCTTAAATATAAGCACAAAATCTAAGAAATATGGGATATGTTGTTGGCGGTAGTTCATGTGAATTTGTCTTTAAAAAACAGATGTTATTCACAAacaaaatagtaataaaaaagtGAAATGTAAAAAACTAGAAGAAAACGGTTTTATTTCTAGAGTCTCTTGGTAGACTCTAGATGCCTCCCACTTAAAGTAACCCTTATCCATCATTCATTTGAATGGCAGGATTTTCACCATCAGAAATCTTTCTATTATTGGATGAGTTAATTATCTGGCAACCTGCATTGTGATTTATATCTGTACTTGCTTTGTCAAATGGGTACAAATGCTTTCCATAGATTATTATTACTAATATCTTatttataaaagtaaaaatatatgcAGTGCTCTACTTaagtttaattttgttgataatCTGTTACATGTAAACCATTCTACTCAACATTGACATCATCTTTTGAAATCATGTGCAAGAATGTTGTCATTTTTCCTTCAAGGAATGCGGCTATTGAGAATGCTCTTCGCTTGTTCTCACCTCGGCTTGCAATTGTTGATGAACATCTGACTCGACATTTACCTAGGCAGTGGTTAACATCTTTGGCACTTGAGGTATGAATGTCATGCCAGTGTTCTTTTGATTATTATGCAATTACTATAATATCCTACAGCAGTTACATAGCAATTACAACacataatatttaataataattaaataaactgcctactaattattatataatgtcTACCCCAAGCATAGTTGTATTTTTAGGCTTCTTCCTAACATAGGTCCTTGTGATTGGAGGCCTACTACTAAATCAAATTAATAGTTGTGACACAGTACAGGAGAAAATCATACCATCAGTTTTAAATGTAAGGAATCCAATGTTTCAAAAGCATATATACTACAGAAACAGCAACCAAATCTTTTCCCTTTAGGTGGGATCAGCTGCATGGATCAATCAATTTCataaaatcatatcatatatttgAACCAAAGATAAAATATTTATCTCTAAATCAATCTTGCGGATTCAGCCTGTAGTTTTTCTTATCCCCCCTGCCTTTAACTATTGGACCACTCTCCATGGTTTAGTCTCCAGTGCTTTGGTTCCATACAACAAAGCGGGTCTTATAACTTGGCGAAACAAGTTTTTATAGATTTGATTTTTGCTCATGTTATGGTCCCTTGGTCTTGGATCGGTTAACACGGTCTTAGACGCGGGAGAACCTTTCTTTCGACCTATAATGAAGACAGAAGCGGGCTCGTCCTAGACAGAGTCTCTTCTTGAATTCACAAGTTAACTTTTGATAATAATTATTTGATTGGTtattgttggatattccgccttcattgcggttcgcccccatccgcctaattgcggcatttgggttgccttcattgcagcctccaacaccttcattgtgttgggtgtgaaggggtggatttagtcccacagcTAAGAAATATGGCCTGTGTAACGTTTATATAGCTTGGGCAaccctcactttacaagccggttttgtgaggatgagttaggcccaatataaaatctgacagTTATTATCATTCGAAATCTCAATGCCTTTAAATAGGCTTACAATAGAAATTCTAATTAAACTAGGTTAATAACTAACTTATCCTATATTTACtattcatttaaatttaaaagatactAATCCTAAAGATAATAGAATAATTTGTTCTAACTCTTAATCTTATCCTAACAATATTGAActaacttatttaaaataaataaaacaataaatccTAATCAACGTAACTAAATCCTAATCAGCGGAATCATAGGTTTTCCTCTTTCCCACAACTGGATACATATCAGCTCACAGCAAGGGCATATATTTACATTGTTGCAATGGGAGACTGGTTGGTTGGGAGAGACCAGGCTCTCGAATTCCTAGTGCATCCTTATCTTTTTTATccttttctttataattttcatattaaGTGTGTTGTATTTCTCTGTTGTGAGGATTGCTGGAAGTTATATATAAACTATAACTAAATATTTCCCGtgcatttaattttcatttcttaCCAATTTTATTAGATTGTTGCATGTACCTAACAAGTTTTTATCTTTCTAGCAGAATATGGGAACTGTTGACTCTTTAGATGATACAATAACGGTAATAGAAGCCCCTCGGCAATCAGACTTAATGATAGAACTAATAAAGAAATTGAAGCCTCAAGTGGTGGTGACTGGAATTGCTATTTTTGAGGCTGTTACTAGTTCAGCTTTTGTGCACCTCTTAGATACAACACGAGATGTTGGATCTCGTCTTTTCTTGGACATGTCAGATCACTTTGAGCTATCTAGCCTTCCGGGATCAAATGGGGTCCTGAAGTATCTTTCAGGAAGTCCTCTACCCTCTCATGTGGCAATTATTTGCGGACTGGTAAAGAACAAGGTAATATTCcatattaacttattttttcacTTAAACTGTATGGTAGGCTTCTGTTCTGATTTTGATCAATTTCTTATTAATGGCACCGACATGCATGTTTTCCAGGTTTATCCAGATTTAGAAGTAGCTTTTGTCATTTCAGAAGAAGAGTCCCTCTTCAATGCATTGTCCAAAACTGTTGAGTTACTAGAAGGCAATACTGCATTAATCAGTCAGTACTATTACGGCTGTATTTTTCACGAGCTTCTTGCTTTTCAGCTGGCTTGCAGGCGTGCACCTTCCGAGGTTGGTCTGTCTGCCTGCTTGTCCTTTCCATTTTCTTTTAGGctgaaattttgatttttttttttttttgtacataacatgAGTTTAGGGTCTGAATTTCGTTAATAATGAACCAATCGGATTGTTATTATCTGCTTCAGTAGGATAAGAGGATGACTCCGGTTCCATACTGCTGAATGAGAAACATATAAAGGCATAAGGTGAAACCGTGTGTTTTGAACCGCACAACGAAGACTTTTTATATATGCTTTAAAAGAAACGAGAGTTTTTATATAGgcttaaaagaaataattaagaCAATTACAAAAGTATTTTGCCCTTAGTATTTACAAGATAAGATGTGATATCTCAATCCCTATTTACATGGACCCTAATCTTATTTtaaacactccccctcaagctggagCATATAAATCATATGCACGTGCTTCTGAGGGAGGACTGGCCATGACAAGACAAAGTTGGTTGTGGGGTGGGTTGAAAATCGGATCCTTACTTACAAGGTTTGATATGGCATCTCAATCCCATGGATCCTAATCTTATTTTACTCACATACCATACTGACATTGTTCTCTAAGACGTTAGAAACAGTGGGGGACAGTTAGGAAAATATTATCTACGACATTATGATCTAGGTTGATGCGTGAGCAATGTAGTTGATGTTGCTCAACCCAGGTTCCATACCTTACTGTCATTGTTCTCTACGACTTTAGAAACTGCTAGAATAGTTGGGCAAAACAATATATTAGTTTATGTTGGACATCCTAGGTTGCATACCATACtaaaatctggcacgcagtgaacacaatgctacACGAGATGCTACACGAGATGCTGCAGCATGTGCTGCAGCAACTTAAGTACTGAATATAATAAAGCGATAAATAGCaaggaaaataaataacacagatcgtttgttaacccagttcagtgcaacgtcacctactccggggataccaatccaggaatgaatccactataatagttctagttcaaagccctcgaccaacacccggtacttgacttctcgcctagacactactcgtgcaatcctacctaggAACCTcctagataatgagaccccgtcccaaattccctctaacaacacgtactgtGTTGCTGTCAACTTAATAACGATCAAGATGGAGATAACCTCCTAAGAAACTAGATTCCACTCGCGCTTAAAAGCTCTCGAGTGAAACACACACACTAACTTCGTGCTTCAAAACTTAGGAGTAgtttacaattaacaaccaagacacagtcctaaacttgcatcaaagtgacacaagaaaggctcacaattaacacaaaactctaaaccctaaaaactcacacttttgTAAACACGGTTTAGAACACACGAGTTGTAtaggcttgaggcttcacatatatatagtcttcaattgtcttgatgtgcaagctaggtcttcagacaaacacAGTTGTAGGAATTGCGGTCagccctaaattaatttcaaaaatataaccaattttttgtttcacgcaaaaatataacatgttatatttttgttttaaataatacataaacaaCCTTCCAGAAACTTGGAGAGCAAGGCTTCAAATAAACAGCTGGAATCTTCATTGACCAACTCACAAGatttacttcaaaataattcttcaataaagatttactccaaaacaatatttgattaaattcaaaaatatatcacgcTATATTTTTGTATCAAATAATAACACATAAACCGCCTTCAGATACTTGTGGGATAAGGCACGTCTTGGTTTGTTAGATAAGCACAAAAATTATATCTGAAACATATCTTCCAAagatatgatataaaaattcTGCGCAAAACAGAGCAGACAATGTTGTACGATAATGCTACAGCATTTTGTCCAGCGTTGTACGATAATGCTACAGCAttttgtccagcatctggctagagttggcttttgcaaaatgtagctaATATAAAAACCCAACACATACTACTGACTTTGTTCTTTTAAGACATTAGAAACTGCTGGGATAATTGGGAAAATATTATCACGGGTTAATAGGTGTTTTGCCTCCTGTCATTTGGGCGAGTTTTGCTTTACACCTAGGTAAAttttactgtattttttttGCTTCACCCCCTGTAATTAAAAACTTCTCTCTTTTTAACCCCTAACCACACATGTTGGTATATGATTGTacattttgttgatgtggcatgcctacttgtcattttttttgttttttatttacttttaaatcCACTTGGATATTTATAacttcttaataaaaaaataaaataaaaatcattaatcAAGAAGAGAGatttaaaaagttataaatccacatgtacattttttttgttttttgttttattaaataaatatctAGGTGgatttaaaagtaaataaaaaatgaatgacaAGTAAGCCTGCCAACATGTGTGATCAGTAGTTAAAAATTAGGGAATCTTTGAATTACAGGGGTAAAACAAAACTCGCCCAAATTGCAGGGGCAAAAACACCTATTAACcctcttagaattgagagttgagcCTAGcccaaccctacaaaaccgacttgtaaggtgagattgcctctattttataaacatatattcaggccATCttgcaaccgatgtgggacttcttagtAAACCCTATTATCATCTACAACATCAGTGAATGCGATCTAGGTTGAGGCATGTGCAATACTTCTGATGTTAAGTTACATGCCTTGATTATTGTAAAATTTATGGGACCTGGACAATGTGTAAGATTGACAACTGGAAACAGCATCGGTTACTATGATTTACAAATTCCTTATTATTGCTATAAGGGGGTCGAAAACAGCAACCTGGTGCTAAGAAGTTCCTGCTATGACAGGATTCAGGGACAAGTTGGATCCACTGTGGATCTAATGAATACAACCTTACCTTATATTTGTAAAAGATTGATTCCACGACTCCAACGTGTGACCTCCAACTCACATGACAATAACTCCAACCTTTGCACCAAAGCCCCTCTTCCTTATTAGGGGAAGTATGCTGTGAAAGTTATGAAAATTAACACATATCTTCTGTATAGCTATTTATGACATGTAGATGAATTAGTTGATTCCCATGGTTAGTTTTCTCATTACTTCAAATTTAACTTCTGTCCTCCAGAGAAGCTGTGAAAATGTCAAATCAGTTGATATGATAGGATTTGCTAAATCAGCCGTATCTGTCCTTAATAATGCTGAGCTAGCAATTGACGGGGTAGAGAATGGCTCCCTGGTCCACATGGACGTTGATCAGATCTATTTGCCTATTCCTTCTCCTGTTAAGGCTGCTATTTTTGAAAGTTTTGCTCGACAAAACATGTCTGAGTCTGAAATTGATGTCACCACAAGCATAAAAAAGTTCGTCAAAAGCAACTATGGTTTTCCAACCGGTAGCAGCACGGAATATATATATGCTGACAATTCAAAAGCTCTTTTCAATAAACTGGTCCTCTGCTGCACTAAAGAAGGTGGCACCCTCTGTTTTCCAGCTGGATCAAATGGGAACTATGTTTCTTCTGCTACATTTTTGAAAGCTGACATAGTGACAGTTCCTACTGATGCCAGTGTTGGTTTTAAGTTCACAGAAAAGACACTCACTGGAGTCCTTGGCACTGTGAAAAATCCATGGGTGTATATCTCTGGACCTACAATCAACCCCACTGGCTTAGTTTATAGCAACAAGGAGATAGGGGAGATTTTGAGCACTTGTGCTAGATTTGGTGCAAGAGTTATAATTGATACTTCATCCTCTGGTTTGGAATTTGACTGTGAAGGGTGGGGTGGCTGGGACTTGGAGGGGTGTTTGGCTAAGCTGAATTCTTCATTCAAGCCATCGTTCTGCGTGTCTCTTCTCGGAGGATTGTCTCTTAAGATGCTCAATGGTGTTCTCAGATTTGGGTTTCTTATTCTTAACCAGTCGGTTTTGGTTGACACATTTTATAGTTATCCGGGATTAAGTAAACCTCACAGTACTGTTAGATATGCTGCAAAGAAGTTGCTGGAGCTTAGAGAGCAGAAATCATCAATTCTATCAGATGCTATTGTTGAACACACACAGATTTTGAGAAGTAGGTTCAAGTGCTTGAAGGAGGTAATTTCTGATCTTCTAAACATTTctgtttgaattttattttaactggtttgttttttatggttgtaatatttttctttccttaAAAGAATGCTTAATATTTTTTCTGCTTAGGCACTTGAGAAGAGTGGGTGGGATGTGCTTGAATCGTGTGCCGGAGTTTCTGTTGTGGCCAAACCCTCTGCCTATCTCAAAAAGACTATTAAGCTAAAGATTTCATCAAAAGGCGAAGACAGCCAAGGAAATGGCACTATGGAAATAACGCTCAACGACTCAAATATTAGGAATGCCATTCTCGAAGCCACTGGTTTATGCATCAATAGTGGCTCTTGGACTGGAATTCCTGGATATTGTCGCTTCAATATTGCACTTGAAGAAAATGATTTCAAGAAAGCGCTGGATTGTATACAAAAATTTAGAGAAGTTGCACTAGATTAGAACCTGTGTCATTGGCACACACTCACACATATATTTATGCAAATTCTTATCTACCCATTGCATTAAAATGGGCTGAGTGACCCATTTGACTTGACACTAATCTAAACCGTCCAATTAATCTTCTATTATTTATgtcatgaaaaatataaaagttgCAAGTTAAACTTATGTAATTGTAAATGGGTTTTTCTAACCTGTGCAACATTGCACAACATTGCACAGGATAAGAACCCATTAATGCACCATTTATATGATTTTTCTGAATGTTATTAATCCATCACAATTCTCTCTTCActccaacaatttttttctctctctcttttctccCACTTCTATTTTACGGTCTTTCTCCTCTTCTCTATTTCTCCATAACACCGCTTTTAGTTAGTAATCTATTAAAATTAGTGGATCTGTTAAAACTAATATTGAACCAACCTCCCAACCAAGCAGCTTGTTAAAACTAATATTGAacgatgttttctcttcggCCCCCcctgtttcttttatacccccaatattccaattttgcccttgtgaaaaattcggttcgcagaaaccgaattttttctagtgcaaattcagagtaaatttcggtttttagaaaccgaaatttgttttcaaggcaaaaaaaaacttcggtttctacgaaccgaagttttttcaagggcaaaattggaaactcagggggataaaagattcatgggggtggggagagaaaacatcatattGAACTGACCTCCCAACCAAGCAGCTTGCTTAACAGATCCATATTGAACCGAACTCAACAACCGCCGTATTAAAATCAGGTTGTTGGCTATTGAAATCGACTTGATTGTGGCGGTGGAGAGTCTTATGAGGGAGATACACCAAATTGAAGATTGTTGAagattttttattcaaattgaaGATTGTTTGGTGGTGttgtaaatttttaatattaaatttacaGCTTAATTAAAGGAATTGTTGTTGCTGGAATTAGAAGAAAGAGGCAACAAAAACCAAATGATGCAACATTTGATGAAGCTTAAACAATGGTGATTCTAAAAGCGCTTAAGATTAATAACTGTTTAAGACCTCATTTTTGGACGGCACCAAATGTTTTTGCATAatagtgttatgaatattaaactttttttttataaaaaaaaaaggttataaatattaaacttaaaACTAATGGAAATTACCTCATGgtgaataaaataaagaattcacatatgtaccaaaaaataaaaaataaagaattcaCAACCTAGTTATGAAAATGCAAAAGTaatctttttttgaaaatttcatttaTACTATTGCAAATCTTATTAttcatacaaaattattattacttttgtGAAGAATTAGTAAGTGTAAAAACTCATTACACCAAATGTGTGGATGAATTAGGCATACAACATTGACAAGTGAGACtattaagaataaaataaaataaccaaCAAAGTAACTCTAAGTCAAAATGGGGTCTATAAATGGATGGAGAAAACAAGTTAGGAAGGCCAAAATCTTAGAAATGAGacttgggtctaactcaaccctataaAACCGACTTgcaaggtgaggattgcctcttgtTTATAAACACTTGTCTAGGCCATCTCAcattcgatgtgagacttcttaacacaccccctcatgCCCAGCACTATTGGACTTGGTGCGTGTATATCaacggtgggtggcccgatagcggaaacctgataacatgTGGCCCAACGGGATCGGgaagaggctctgataccatcttaaataattgattatcccaaaagcttaagttGTTAGGATAGGccacatcaatgattttatattatttctaacacgccccctcacgcaagagcccattTGGGCTTGAAgtgtggataatgcataggcctacctaccatatgcttaaattccactttttaattagaaagtgaggggagcggggatcgaactctagtccacttagtcatagagacTCTGacaccatgtcaaataaccgattatcctaAAAGCTTAAGTTGTTAGGAAATggccacatcaatggttttatattatttctaacacgctccctcacgcaagagcttacttgggcttgaagcgtggataatgcatagatCCACCTACCATATgtttaaattccactttttaattagaaagtgagggtaGCGGGAATTGTGTAGAAAAACTAAATGAGGGTGCATTGATTTTCAACTCCATGCTTTCTTCTTCAATTATAgatctatcaaaaaaaaaatccagatgCCAGGGTTGTATACCttgaaaattttactttattgcATGACATTATCATAAACCACAATAAATATGGTAAGTATCTCTACTTAATACTCTTAGGTCCTCAACATAGCTAGATTTCATGTGtatgtatatatttatatatttcattgTATTGTTGTTTATATTTGACTAAACATATATTCTCTCTGTAacaaaatatgaacaaaatttGACAAATCTTAACTATATATTAATGGCTTTGAGGTTATCCTGCCTGATAGAGCAACAATGGAGCATACAGTGATATATGCGACTGAAGCTTTGAACCGAAAGGACATGGAAGGGGCGTGCAACCTATTGAGAATTGCACCTCAAGTTCTTTTGGTAAGggcatttaattttgttatctTGATTCTGATGAAATGTGGGACGTCTTTCCCCATGACGATCGATCTTCTCAAGAAAAGAAATGTATACGGATGCCTTAGCCCGGTCAACTGTCAAATGGGTAACATCCTTTGGTGATAATAcatgaaaaacaatataaagcAACAGTTGTATTTCATTATGTATCAATCAATATTCTTCTGGTATCATTGATATCATGCATTTTTGAATTCATCAATATTGTAACAAGCCAAATATGCATTGTTATTGTTCAAGTATCAGAGCATGCTTTCCTTCTGTAGCCATCCATGTTCAAATCAATTGTTTTAGGCAGCTTATAGAATTTTCCATCTTATCTATTCAAATTTCATAAAGGGAATCCTGGAATCATCAAACTCATTTTATGATTGTCAAAGTAAGTCTTGATTATGTATGTCTTACTTCTTAGCTACACAAGAACTAATGGAACAGTCATTTGGTCCATTCGTACTAACTACATACCCGTATTTAACTTTTACTTTTAACTCGATGACCTGAAATAAATAGTTTGCATCACCAGATTATAAAACAGGTTTATTGTGTTAGGGTGAGTCACGGGTTGCCGATAGTACTCTATTTAACACTCAAACTAGAAATTGAACCAAATCAAATTTATTCCGTGCAATGCATCATAGTGCCAAAACATTTCAGAGCAACAAAATTACAAGGCTGTGTACTATATCTGCAGTCTGCACAAAGACAAACTGTACGTAGCATATACCttgcaaaaaagaaaataaggaaaagtaaaaataaagcATATTCGTCAAAAGGAACTGCGACAGACTGCTAGCAAAGTAAAAATAAAGCATATTCCTCAAAAGGAAATGTTATAGTGataatcaataaaaatgatTCCAACTTTCATGTCATCCAAAAAATGGACGAAGCAGGGTGACACAGGGTGACATGACAGAATACATAATTGTTATTGGTCGACagtgtaaaaattattttacactgtgtTAGTTGtatacttatttatataataactACTTAAGTGAATTCGAAAACAGggaaaaaagagagaaatgcTACTTCTAGCGAAATTAAGCTTCATGAATACATCTTGAATGACTTGCTGGTACAATGACACTTATTTGCACCCActtgaattttaattaattcaattCTTGTCATGAATACGTCTCCGTTAGTTTGTTCCGTTAAGTGCGATGATGTGGCTAATAAAGGGTGACGTGACATGATGATCTGTACAATATTAGTATGCCACGTCACATGGAGCAATTTGACTGAAGGTATTTGACAATATGTTATAAATTTGAGGGGTATTTGACCGTTAAAATTTCATAATACCATTGAAAATGACCATTATAATGATATATTTAACAGTCACGTCATCAAAATAGACGGAGTAAATGAAACGGTGAATAATTTGATTAACTGTTTACCATTTCAAATTTCCAAATTTTAGGGAGTATTtgaagaattttaaaatttcggaCGGCATTTCTAGGAGTCCCTTCTTAGTTCTTCCTCTCGCACATTCATGTTCCTCTTCCTCATGCAATACAGCTTACACTCCTCCTCTCACCGCCGTCACCCTTCTTCTTCCGTTCCAGCGCCGCTCGCAACCGCCGCCCTTGTGTCGCTGTTTCTTTATCTTTCCGTCCAAACGCCGTTGCCGTTTGCCGTCATTTTCAGATTCAGGACAAAAACATCGTCATGAGAAATTAGGAACGTTAGTGGATTGTTAGTAACAGAGTGAAGAAGAGGAATTAGGAACGTTCATATATATAAGCGGAACCAAACTAAATCAAATCGAGCTGCAAAACTTAGGGTATTAAGTCAGCACAAAGATGTTGTATTGCTGATTAGTTGAAGTTCAACTGCATTGCCTCACACAAATTTATAGCGATGGAGGATTCTCATTCCTCTCTGTTCAACCTAGGGATTTTAGACACAGTCACCGAAGATCAACTTCACGAAATCCTTGACAGCTACAACGCCTTCTGCAACGCCACACAATCTCTTCTTCTCGGTAGTGCCGGCGACATCTCATTGGGCGCTGAATTTGTTTCTCACGTTCACACCCTCTGCAAACACGGCCTGGAATCACTCGTTCCTGACCACTTTCTCAAAGTCTTAGAGGTACCCAACAAAGCATTTCACTTTTTACATTAAGATGTTCCAATTGTTATTCATCCCTTTTGCTCACAGGAAACGTTTCAGCGAAATGGGGCATCGAGATTTTGGCGGCATTTCGATCCTTACGCTGGTTTTGTTGGTTTGGACGAGAATGATGATATCAATGTGAGTTTTTATTTATGAACCTAACTTATCATAGTTTTGGTTGTGGTTTTCCATGCTTGATTTATTGTGTTTAATGAAACAGATTGATGAAGATGAGATTGAGAGTGTGTTGTGTAATGCTTTGGAACAAATT
It contains:
- the LOC123910516 gene encoding methionine S-methyltransferase-like, with translation MGWTTPTVDEFLEQCKQSGDSAYAALRSLLEGLEDPETRSQARIFLSHLQNRFPTKDSCDRCFQTYHFRIEDILLDQYEGYQGRNKLTMMVIPSIFLPEDWSFTFYEGINRHPDSIFKDRTVTELGCGNGWISIAIAEKWLPSKVYGLDINPRAVKISWINLYLNALDENGQPIYDEEKKTLLDRVEFHESDLLSYCRENGIQLERIVGCIPQILNPNPDAMTKMITENASEEFLHSLSNYCALQGFVEDQFGLGLIARAVEEGISVIKPNGIMIFNMGGRPGQAVCKRLFERRGFRITKLWQTKIIQAGDTDIAALVEIEKNSPHRFEFFMGLSGDQPICARTAWAYGKSGGSISHALSVYSCQLRQPNQVKVIFEFLKNGFQESSSSLDLSFEDDSVADEKIPFLAYLASILKDDSYFPYEPPAGSKRFRNLIAGFLKTYHHIPVTASNVVIFPSRNAAIENALRLFSPRLAIVDEHLTRHLPRQWLTSLALENMGTVDSLDDTITVIEAPRQSDLMIELIKKLKPQVVVTGIAIFEAVTSSAFVHLLDTTRDVGSRLFLDMSDHFELSSLPGSNGVLKYLSGSPLPSHVAIICGLVKNKVYPDLEVAFVISEEESLFNALSKTVELLEGNTALISQYYYGCIFHELLAFQLACRRAPSERSCENVKSVDMIGFAKSAVSVLNNAELAIDGVENGSLVHMDVDQIYLPIPSPVKAAIFESFARQNMSESEIDVTTSIKKFVKSNYGFPTGSSTEYIYADNSKALFNKLVLCCTKEGGTLCFPAGSNGNYVSSATFLKADIVTVPTDASVGFKFTEKTLTGVLGTVKNPWVYISGPTINPTGLVYSNKEIGEILSTCARFGARVIIDTSSSGLEFDCEGWGGWDLEGCLAKLNSSFKPSFCVSLLGGLSLKMLNGVLRFGFLILNQSVLVDTFYSYPGLSKPHSTVRYAAKKLLELREQKSSILSDAIVEHTQILRSRFKCLKEALEKSGWDVLESCAGVSVVAKPSAYLKKTIKLKISSKGEDSQGNGTMEITLNDSNIRNAILEATGLCINSGSWTGIPGYCRFNIALEENDFKKALDCIQKFREVALD